AAAATCAGAAGTTAGTTAGCGGACGATCCAAACGTGATAGAGACAGTGGAGGGGAGACGTACGAGGTAAATCCCAAGGATCGAAGTTACAAATATTGAGAGTGCTAATGACTTGATCGACATGGCTCGTGTTGGAACCACCATTATTTTTCAGACGGAGATAATGGTCTACGATCTCCTCGTCCGTCGGAAGAAACCTGAGCCCCACCATATTCTCCATTTTTTGCTTCGGCGGCGACAAAAATTTCAGATaagaacaaaagaaatcaaaatgagtaagagagagagagagagctttcaATACTTGGAGAAGGAAAGAAGGTCAAGGCAGTATTTATAGGACAACGGTGAAAGTCGGGTCCGGTCCCACGCGTGCCAATTCTTGCGGAgcaatattaaaaatttcaaaaaataaaagagacgAGAGAGACAAAGACACGGTCGGCTAAGGTAAGGGTGAGTTTTGGAAACGTACAGTAGTATTTGTTAGCATATTTTAATATGGGACTCCCGCCTTAACTAGAACATTCTCACAAACTCAAACACATAGAAGAAGGGCAGTGTGGCCCCACAGTTGGCGATACTTGCgcgaaaatatcaaaaattcaaTAGAATTGGTCCCACAATCAAAGAGATTTTAACGTTGACCTTTGATTCTCTGGATCATGTCACCGTGAGTCCGTGACACCAATGGAACGACGTTTGCATCAACTATCCCAATcgtaaaaaacaataaaaagggCCGACGTCATTGAGTTTTGGGAAAGTAATATAGGTTGCACACGTTTTATAAAACAAATCCGGTATTCTGTTTACCTCAAAAACATAAGCTTTGTACCCCAAAAGACATGCTTTAATCTCGTAAATGTAAtctgttttccttttcttgatTGTCCATATCATGAATAAGTGAGCAATAACCTTGTaagaaacttaataaaatacTGTAAGTATTAAAATGGAATCTCCAAAATGTGAGAAACTGCCAAAAAATAGTGGTGAATCACATGTTAGTTTAATAATGGTCATAATTAGGGATGGGCGTTCGATACCCATTTGGATTTAGATTGGATATTCGGATTTTTGAGTATTTCAATATGAAGGTAtggaacccgttcggatatttctatattttggatcgggttcgggtatttttagttcgggtttgGCTATTTCGGGTTGGGttcaaatatttagattttgaaagaaaataaaataaaattttcattttttaagtttctttatttaaaattttagattaagATTTagattaactgatttttttatttttaatagattgaatgattaatagatttggagagaatatttcaaaaataaatagacaataatttggctattgtttttagaatttggatataacttttgttaatacctgaaacaaaaagcttgatattcattttaagtaagtatcaaatcattttctctataattatatatattatatgatcttaaattatgtataacatcaatataaatattttaaataaaatgagagatgtaaactagaaatataagagtaagtatacatatgttcggttatctctAGATGGATTCGGATATTATCCGTACGGGTTCGGATATATAATCTCTCATAAATCAATATCCATTCaagtattttactattttagttCAAATTTCGATTCGGATTTTTTGGATCGGGGTTTGGATGGGGTTCAGATTCGGGTTTGGTTATCGGATAAAGTGTCCATCCCTGGTCATAAGCATCTGGTTTTTAGATTTACAACACTTTctagttatttttaatttttagagctagttatttttattatgttaataTCATACAGTTAACTCACTTTTATAAAGTTCAAGAACTTGACAATTTGataagaatattaaaattattagaaGGTCATTTTCAAAACgtgaaaaactgaaaaaatagTATGTACCAATCATTCATCACTCATAATTGCAATAActatttgtttgatttatttttaaagatacaAATATGGATCCTATGCATAATTGAAATACAAaaagtgtaaaaaaaaaacataaagcatGTACAAAGTGAGTTACGGTTTACTTGATAAGGAAGAGACCAATGGCCGTAACGATGAGCGTTGAAGGTAAACCAAACTTGATGTGTTTAGTGAAAGTGAGAGTGTATCCTTGGCTCACTGCTCTGCGAGCTTGCTCACACACTATCAAGTTAGCCGCTGAACCAAGCAACGTCAAGTTTCCAGCCACCGTGCTCACCCACGCCAGCAACAACCACGCCTTCTTCTCCTCCCCCCCTGCCGCCGCTGATGCCGCTACTCTTGCTCCCAACAATAGCACTGCACACACAATTGTTAACagctaaataaaaaaatctagctagatataataaacatacaaaaaacATGTTTGCTTTGAACACACCGGTTGGTACATTGGAGGCTACATTGGAGAGGACAAGAATCACAACTGCTAGAACCACGGTTCCTTTAACTTCCCCTATATTCGCGTACGGCTCCATGAGATCCCACAGAGCCGTAGGGATACCAGTTTTATTAAATCCATCGACAGTTATAAACATCCCACAGAAGAATATCAAAAGCGAATAAGATACTTTCTCCAGAGACGGCCTTGCATCTTTAAAATCAAGAACAACAAGAGCTAAAGCCGCGGTAATCGCAGTCCACGACATGTTCAACCCCATAAGCAGAGATACAAGCATCCCAAGCGTAATTAAATAAACACTCGATTTCCACAAAACTCTTCTCCATCTCTTGGTTCGAAACACCAACACATCGTTGTTGGTGGTAGGAATAGGATAGCTCTCTCCTTGTGACTCAGCGTCAGCTTGGTGGTCTCTAGACGCAATGCTCTCACCAGAGGAAGCTCCTCTGTTCCTGAGCGTCTCGGGATCCGTTCTCACGTTAGTTTCCTCCGATCTGAAAGAGCTGAGATGCGGTAACGTAGCTGGAGAAAACCGATGGGACgtgacatcttcttcttcaacaactTCAGAAACTtcattctcctcctcctcttctttaCGATCAGACAACAACCGCCAGTACATAGCGAGAAGCATCGCAGCGTTAACAGTGATCCCAACGATCATAGCGGGAAAGACTCCAAGAAGAAACTCCCAGAACGAGATCCTGCTCTGAACAGCAATAACAAGATTCTGAGGGTTACCAATAGGAGTCGCGGAAGAGCCAATATTAGCACTCGTGGCTAAAGCGAGCAGAAAGGGGTGAGGAGGGAGGTTCTTCTGCCTAGCGATCTTCAGCACGAACTCGGTCAGCACAACGCAGCAAGTGTCGTTGGTGAAGAGAGCGCTGGAGACGGCGGAGACGAGACAGACGCGGCAGAGCAAGTCTTTGGCTCCTCTGCTTTTCCAAGAGAGGAGCGTACCCAAGTACTTGAACATGTCGGCTCTCTCGAGGTAGATGCTGACGACCATGGTTCCGAAGAGGAGGCCGAGGATGGGGAGGTCGATGGCTGCGTAGGCTTGGTCCGGGGTGATGACTTGGAAGATGACCATGAGCATGGCGCCGAAGAGGGAGCCGGCTGTTCGACCGATTGGGAGGAAAGGGACTGATGGGAAGACAGCTAATATCCAGAAGATTGCGAAGGCTATGGAGCCTAGGACCAGCTTCACTACTGGTGCCATTGCCATTGGATCTTTGTTGCTAAAGAATTGGGATTAGGAATCAATTTACAAGTTAAAAATTGATTTGGGATAATGAACAGACAAGTAGAAGCTACTTTGGAGAGAAATAAACAGAGCAGACGAAGAGGAGTCACCTTTATAGTTAAGCCATAAAGAAAGCACTTTTTGAAACCCAAAAGCCTtttctcttgttgttgttgttgggatCGCTGTTTCAGATCTTCATTGTTCACCAGTTTTCGATAAGTTAACAATGATTTGACTCGTCTTtgcattaataaattattttttattactattCAATCTAATATGATGACAGCCAAATTGTCGTGTTAACGAGTCAACAATCACGATACTGTCATTaagttgaaatatttaaatgaatgtATCAATCCCCTATATAAAAggtctttttatcaaaaaaatattgattttttgcacaaattttttttgattagtttaaaggataatttaaaatttaaagaggTTTGTAAGCTAATTGGTGTAAATCTCAATCTCATTGCCTCTTTAACATTTTACAAGGGGGGAGCAGCCATACTAATAAACAAAACTTAAGTACAGAGCACTTTAACTCGTCTTTGCATTAATAGTGTTTTTAATCCAATCTACAATGTACATAACATGACAACCAAATCGTCGTGTTAACGAGTCAAGTATCATGATAACTGTAattaattgaatatatttataggAACGTATCAAACCCCATcacaaacttattttttatttcactgAAGAGTccattcaatcttttttttttaacacaaaagaGTCCATTCAATCAAAAAAAGCATATTATCATTTTCGTTTCAGAAAAACAGAggggtgctattaccaaagttCAAAATGAAGAAACTATACAAACTTTACAGAGGTTTGTACGCTTCTTGGTGAAAATCTCTCGTTGCTCCTTTAAAATTATACAAGAGCC
The Raphanus sativus cultivar WK10039 unplaced genomic scaffold, ASM80110v3 Scaffold4013, whole genome shotgun sequence genome window above contains:
- the LOC108857464 gene encoding silicon efflux transporter LSI2 — protein: MAMAPVVKLVLGSIAFAIFWILAVFPSVPFLPIGRTAGSLFGAMLMVIFQVITPDQAYAAIDLPILGLLFGTMVVSIYLERADMFKYLGTLLSWKSRGAKDLLCRVCLVSAVSSALFTNDTCCVVLTEFVLKIARQKNLPPHPFLLALATSANIGSSATPIGNPQNLVIAVQSRISFWEFLLGVFPAMIVGITVNAAMLLAMYWRLLSDRKEEEEENEVSEVVEEEDVTSHRFSPATLPHLSSFRSEETNVRTDPETLRNRGASSGESIASRDHQADAESQGESYPIPTTNNDVLVFRTKRWRRVLWKSSVYLITLGMLVSLLMGLNMSWTAITAALALVVLDFKDARPSLEKVSYSLLIFFCGMFITVDGFNKTGIPTALWDLMEPYANIGEVKGTVVLAVVILVLSNVASNVPTVLLLGARVAASAAAGGEEKKAWLLLAWVSTVAGNLTLLGSAANLIVCEQARRAVSQGYTLTFTKHIKFGLPSTLIVTAIGLFLIK